The Megasphaera elsdenii DSM 20460 genome includes the window TTATCGTGTTCTTAAAAAAGGAAAATTTTGTGCGATTCTAATGGGAGATATCCGGAAAAAAGGACATGTTATTCCGTTGAGCTTTTGGGTTATGGATTTATTTTTGCAACAAGGTTTTTCTTTAAAAGAGATGATTATAAAAGAACAGCACAATTGTAGAGCGACAGGCTTTTGGAAAACAAATAGTGTAAAGTATAATTTTTTGTTACTGGCACATGAACATTTATTCGTATTTCACAAAATTAGTTGAAAGATAGGGAGGCTATTGGTACAATAATACGAGTGATAATTTTTAGATTGAGGTAAAATAATGACAGAATTTAAAATGAGTCCTTTTGTAAAATGGGCAGGCGGTAAAAGCCAGCTGTTGGATACTTTGATTGCAAAACTTCCAGTGCAGTACGGTCGATATTATGAACCCTTTATAGGGGGAGGCGCTTTTTTATTAGGCTTATCTCCTAAAAAAGCTGCTATTAATGATACTAATAGTGTTTTAATCAATATTTATCGGCAGCTAAAAGAAAACGAAAACGAAGTGATTGAACGGCTGAGAAATTTAGATTCTGTCCTTTGTGATAAAGAAAGATATTACCGATTAAGAAAAAAATATAACGAAAAAATTATGCAAGGCTGTACTTTGGATACAGAAGTAGCGGCTCTTATGATTTGGTTAAACAAGCATTGTTTTAATGGTCTGTATCGTGTTAACAAAAAAGGTCTGTTTAATGTGCCTTGGAATCGAAGGGAAAAAGGAAATTCTTTTGATGAAAGTAATTTACAGGCTATAGGGAAGTATCTTCGGGATAATGATATACTCATTCGCAATGAAGACTTTGAAATTTTCTGCAATCAGGTCCAGGCTGGCGATTTTGTTTACTTTGACAGTCCCTATATACCGGTTACTGAGACGGCTAATTTTACAGACTATACTGCTGATGGATTTACCTTAGCCGATCATCAGCGATTGGCGAATTTATTTGATGTATTAAATGACCGAGGCGTTTTTATTATGTTATCCAATAATGATACCCCCTTAGTTTATGAATTATATGGGAATAAAGGGTATAAAATACAGTCTATTGATGTAAAAAGATTGATTAACCGTAATGCCAAGAAGCGAACGGGGAAAGAGGTTATTATTACAAATTACTGACGGAGGAAAAATGGATAAACTATTTAAAGGACAACAGATTATACCGACTTATGAGACGGAAAATTCTATGCTTGTTTTGGGAGATACTTTTCAAGTTTTAGATAAACTGAAATCGCAATCTGTTGATTTAATTTTTGCCGATCCGCCCTATTTTTTATCAAATGGCGGGTTTACTTGTTCTGGGGGAAAACAAGTTTCTGTCAATAAAGGAGATTGGGATGCTGCTGATGGCTGGCCTGCAAAACATCGATTTAATCGGCGATGGCTTCATCGCTGCCATCGTATTTTAAAACCGAATGGCAGTATTTGGATTAGTGGTACGCTGCATAATATTTTTTCTATTGGCATGGCGTTGGAACAAGAAGGGTTTAAGATTATCAATAATATTACCTGGCAAAAGTCCAATCCGCCGCCTAACTTAGCTTGTCGTTGTTTTACCCATTCGACAGAAACAATTATTTGGGCTAAATTGAATGATAAGAAAGCAAAACAAACTTTTCATTATGACTTGATGAAAGCGGAAAATGGTGGAAAGCAAATGAAGGATGTTTGGACTACTTCGCTCACTCCACCATCCGAAAAAACGGAAGGCAGGCATCCGACGCAAAAACCATTATTTATCTTGGAAAGAATTATTAAAGCTTCTTCTAATGCTGGCGATATTGTGTTGGACCCATTTTGCGGATCTTCGACGACGGGCGTGGCAGCACAAAAATTAGGAAGAAAATATATTGGCATTGATAGTAATGACGGATATATTGACTTATCTATAAGGAGATTAAAAAAATGTGCAAACGAAACTTTAAAGATTGGCTGAAGACCATGAGAAAATCAATAAATCAGTATAATTACTATATAGATTTTCCTAAAATATATAAAAACGTTGAGGAAAAGAAAGTTGAGCTTCATATTCTCAATGCCCTAGTAGGCAGCAAGAATATAAAAGAAGAATTTGTTGATATCTTGCATCGTTATCCTGAAGTACTGGAATGTATTCCTATCATTTTAGCAGTACGAGCTAATGAAATTTATGCGCAAGATGAGAACGGTGCTTTTACCTATAATTTTCATAAAATGAATCAGTCTATTGAGCAATATGTCTATTTTATGGAAAAGACAGGGCTGTTTGATTTGATTGCCAATCATATTATTAATAATTTGTATGATTATTGTCTTGGTGTTGAAACGGGATTGGATACGAATGGAAGAAAAAATCGCGGTGGCGATCAAATGGAAGATCTTGTTGAACGCTATATTCAGCATACAGGCGTAGAGTATTATAAAGAAATGTATTTGTCAGATGTGGAAGAAAAATGGAGTGTTGATTTATCGGCAATTTCAGCGCAGGGAACGACGACAAAACGTTGGGATTTTGTTGTGAAAACGCAAAATATGATATATGTTATTGAAACTAATTTCTATACATCAGGAGGCTCTAAATTAAATGAAACGAGCCGGAGTTATAAGATGATTGCAGAAGAATCTAAAGATATAACGGATGTAAAATTTGTTTGGATTACTGATGGTGGAGGATGGAAAAGCGCAGCTCGTAATTTAGAAGAAACTTTTCAGGTTATGGATACGCTATACAATATTGCGGATATGGAAAATGGTACTTTAGAAAAGCTATTTTCGATTTAAGCTGATGCACCAGTAGGATTATTTTCCACGAGCCGCGGGTCACTCGAGGCGATGTCGTTAATTTGAATCCGAGGCAGCCTGCGAACTGCCTAAACGCCCCCCTAACAATCTTATCGCTAATGTGATATAATTAACCATTACGGATAATAGTATCTCATTAGCGATTTTTTTGAAGGAGGATTTTTTGGATGCGGCCTTTTGTTCATTTGCATGTTCATACTCAGTACAGTTTATTCGACGGCTTGTGCAAGATTCCCGATATGGTGAAGCGGGCCAAGGAGTTGAATATGCCGGCTGTGGCGATTACGGATCATGGCAATATGTACGGTGTCATTTATCTGTATAAAGAAGCCGTAGCCCAAGGCATCAAGCCGATTCTGGGGTGTGAAGTGTATATGACCCGGGGCAGCCGTTTTGAAAAGAAGACCAAGGAACGGCTTTGCCATCTGATTTTGTTGGCCAAGGACAATAAGGGCTATCATAATCTCATCAAAATCGTGTCCAAAGGCTTCGTCGATGGGGAAAATAATTATCACAAGCCCCGCGTCGACTATGATCTGCTCGAACAGTATCATGAAGGGCTCATCGCTATGAGTGCCTGCATCGAAGGCCACATCCAGCAGGATATCCTCAATCATAATGAAGAAGGGGCCAAGCGGACGCTGGATCGCCTGGTCTCTATTTTCGGCAAGGATGACTTTTACTTGGAAGTCCAGAATCACGGGATTCCCGAGGAAAAAGTCGTCCGCACGGTATTCAAGCGCTGGTCCCGGGAGTACGGTCTGAAGCTGGTGGCGACCAATGATTACCATTACATCGACCCCAGTGACGCAGCGGCACAGGAAGTCAAGCTCTGTATTTCTACGGGCAGTACCCTCGATGACCCGTCGCATTTCCGTTTCTATAATAATGAGTTTTATATGAAGAGCGGCGACGAAATGGCCGATCTCTTTGCCGATATGCCCGAAGCCCTGGATACGACGCTGGAAATCGCCGATAAATGCAACGTCGAAATCTCCTTTGATGAACGCCATCTGCCGCAGTTCCCGGTACCGGAAGGGGAAACGGATTCGTCGTATTTGCGCAAGCTCTGCGAGCAGGCCCTGCCGGAAAAATACGACCCCATTACAGCGGAAGTCCGCCAGCGCCTGGACTATGAATTAGGTGTCATCGACACCATGGGGTTCCCGTCATACTTCCTCATCGTCTGGGATTACGTCAAATATGCCCGCGACCATGAAATCCCCGTCGGCCCTGGCCGTGGTTCGGCTGCCGGGTCCGTCGTCGCCTATTTGCTGGGCATTACCGGACTGGACCCGCTCAAGTACGACCTCCTCTTCGAACGCTTCCTCAATCCGGAACGCGTCACCATGCCGGATATCGACATGGATTTCTGCTATGAAAACCGGGGCCGCGTCATCGACTACGTTACCCGGAAGTATGGCGTCGACCACGTATCGCAGATCATCACCTTCGGGACACTGGCGGCAAAGGCTGTCTTGCGCGATGTCGGCCGCGTCCTCGATATCCCCTTGAGTGAAGTGAACCGCATCGTCAAGCTGGTCCCCAATGAATTGGGCATGACCCTCGACAAGGCCTTGAAGATGAGCAAGGAATTTCGCGAGGAATATGAACATAACGCTACGGTCCACCGCCTCGTCGATTTCGGCAAATCCCTGGAAGGCCTGGTCCGCCATTCGTCGACTCACGCCGCAGGTGTCGTCATCTCGGCGGTGCCTGTCGATGACTACGTGCCGGTCCAATATTCCAAGGAAGGCGACTTGACGACACAGTATGAAAAGGACCTCGTCGAAGAACTGGGCCTGCTCAAGATGGACTTCCTGGGGCTGCGGACGCTGACCGTTATCGGTGATGCCGTCAAGATGATTAAAAAAGACCACGGCATCGACCTGGATATCAATGCCATCCCCCTGGATGACCCGGCAACGTGCCAGCTCCTGACCGAAGGCGACACGGCCGGCGTCTTCCAGATGGAATCATCGGGCATTACCAACCTGGTCAAGGAACTGGCACCGAAGCATTTCGAAGATATGATTCCCCTCGTCGCCTTATACCGTCCGGGTCCTTTGGGCAGCGGCATGGTCGATGACTTCATTAAAGGCAGTCACGGCGAAAAGAAAGTCACCTACCTGCACCCGCTACTGGAGCCGATTTTGAAAGATACGTATGGTGTCATCCTCTATCAGGAACAGGTCATGCAGATCGCCTCGGTCATGGGGGGCTTTTCCCTGGGCCAGGCTGATTTGCTGCGCCGCGCCATGGGCAAGAAGAAAGAATCCATCCTGGTCGCCCAGCGGGCGAATTTCCTGGCAGGGACGCGGAAGAATGAGATTCCCGACGACATTGCCAACAAGGTCTTCGACCTCATGGTCTATTTTGCCGGCTATGGGTTCAATAAATCCCACTCTGCCGCCTATGCTTACGTAGCCTGGCAGACGGCGTACCTCAAGGCCCATTACCGGCCGGAATTCATGGCGGCGACCATGACCAGCATGATCAACGATGTCAGTAAAATCAGTTACTACGTCGCCGAATGTCGTCGTCACGGCGTCCAGGTCCTGTCGCCGGATGTCAATGCCAGCGTATCCATGTTCTCCGTTCAGGACGGGGCCATCCGCTTCGGCTTGTCTGGCGTCAAGAGCGTCGGCAGCAATGCCATCGACGCCATCGTCAAGGCCCGCGAAGCAGGCGGCCCATTTACGTCGCTCGGCGATTTTTGCAGCCGCGTCGATTACCATATCGTCAACAAGCGGGCGCTGGAAAGCTTGATCAAATGCGGCGCTATGGATTCTTTTGGCAAAAAGCGGTCCCAGCTCATGGCCGTCATCGACCAGGCTATCGCCATGGGTTCTTTGAGCCAGAAAGATTATGCGTCGGGACAAATGGGGCTTTTCGATGATGAAGAAACGGTCATGACGGAACTGGAATATCCTGATATCGACGAATATCCCATTGAAATGCGCCTGGCTATGGAAAAAGAATACGATGGCTTCTATTTTAGCGGCCATCCCCTCAATAAATATAAGGATATCATGAAGAAATTGACGCCTTTGTCCGTCCTCTATGGGGACGACGGACGCCAATATGATGGCAAGCTGATGAATGTCGGCGGCTTGATTACGGCTAAGAAACAGGTCATGACCAAGCGCAATGAACAAATGGCCATCATTACCGTGGAAGACTTCACCCATACCGTGTCGGTCGTCGTCTTTCCCAAGACCTATGCCCGTTATCAGCAGGCTGTTGCCGTCGATATGGCCGTCGCCATCCGCGGCCGGGCCGACATCAACGACGACAGTATCCAGATCCTGGCAGAAGAAGTGAAGCCGCTGGACCAGGAAAAGGGAGAACCTGTGCAGCCGGCAGCCGTTTCCTCTTCGGCAGCCCGTCAGGCCGGTGACTATTGGCATCCCGGCATGGGTGCGAAACTGTTCATCAAGATTCCGGCTCACCTGGAACGGACCGACTTGGCCGGCCGCATCGGCCAGGTCCTGGAACAGCATCCGGGACCGGTCAAGGTCTATTTCCACCTCATGGGAAGCCGCAAGACGATTTTGACCAATGAAAAATATTGGGTAGAAACGACAGAAGATTTGCGGCACACGCTGCAGGCCATGCTGGAACCGCGGTCCCTCGTCGTGCAGTGAGACGTATGAAGGCTTCTGTCATCATGCAAGGTCCCTTTGCTTCACAGTTTGTAGTATGGAGTTCACTACAAACTACAAACTGCAAACTTAATACTCAAAAAGAGGCTGCCTTAACGCGACAGCCTCTTTTTGTCATTTCCCCGGGTCAGCCATGATCTTAGCCAGGACGACGCGGTATCTATCGTTGTATTTTCTCATAGAATCGTTGATGTCCCGGCGGATGCGGGCGATGCTTTCGACGTTATATTCTGCCGGCGGGATGTGGATATCACAGATGACATTGAGCCGGGCGTGGCCTGACGTGATGCGCAGGTGGTCCGTATGATAGCGGGGATATTTTTCGTGGACGATCTGGTCCAAAACGCGTCGGACGGCGTTGATTTGGTGGATGTCCGTGCAGAGCGGGTCCATATGGATGTTGACTTCCATGTGGTACTTGTCCTGCAATTCGTCTTCCAGGACGTCCAAGGCGGCGTGGACTTCGACCAGGTCGGCTTTATCCGGGACTTCGGCGTGAATCGAGCCGAACATGCGGCCCGGGCCGTAGTCGTGGATGCGGATGTCGTGGACGCCGACGACGTGGGGACATTTCAAAGCCATGGCTACGATGCCCCGGACGAGTTCCGGATCCGGCGCCTTTCCCAGGAGGATGTTGATGACGTCTTTGGCAATGCCGTAGCCGGCGTACATGATCATCAAGCCGATAGCCGTGCCGGCAGCGGCATCGATGGGCAGGGTCGTGAATTGTTGGGCAATGGTAGCGACCAGGACGCCCGTCGTGGCGATGGCATCGGTAATGCTGTCAGCAGCTGTTGCGTCATTGACGCCGGAATTGATTTTCTTGCCGATATAGCGGTTATAAAGGCACATCCAGACCTTGACGGCGATAGAGATGACGAGGACACCGATGCTCCAATAGGAAAATTCCATATCTTCCGGTTCAAAGAATTTTTCAATCGACGTTTCACAGAGCTTGTAGCCGACGACGAGGATGATGATGGAAATGGTAAGCGATGCCAAATATTCGAAGCGGCCATGGCCGAAGGGATGTTCTTTGTCTGGCGGCCGGTTGCTCAGCTTGGCGCTGATGATGGAGATGAATGACGAGCCCATATCGGTCAGGTTGTTGAAGGCATCGGATAAGATACCGATGCTGTTGCTCATCATGCCGACGAGAAATTTGCTGACAAAGAGGAATAAGTTGCAGAGAATACCTAAGATACCGCCGAGGATGCTGTATTGTTCACGGACGTGTTTATCGTCTGTGTCTTCATAGTTCTTGATGAAGCGGCGGATAATAAATTCGATCATATAAAGTCA containing:
- a CDS encoding DNA polymerase III subunit alpha, which codes for MRPFVHLHVHTQYSLFDGLCKIPDMVKRAKELNMPAVAITDHGNMYGVIYLYKEAVAQGIKPILGCEVYMTRGSRFEKKTKERLCHLILLAKDNKGYHNLIKIVSKGFVDGENNYHKPRVDYDLLEQYHEGLIAMSACIEGHIQQDILNHNEEGAKRTLDRLVSIFGKDDFYLEVQNHGIPEEKVVRTVFKRWSREYGLKLVATNDYHYIDPSDAAAQEVKLCISTGSTLDDPSHFRFYNNEFYMKSGDEMADLFADMPEALDTTLEIADKCNVEISFDERHLPQFPVPEGETDSSYLRKLCEQALPEKYDPITAEVRQRLDYELGVIDTMGFPSYFLIVWDYVKYARDHEIPVGPGRGSAAGSVVAYLLGITGLDPLKYDLLFERFLNPERVTMPDIDMDFCYENRGRVIDYVTRKYGVDHVSQIITFGTLAAKAVLRDVGRVLDIPLSEVNRIVKLVPNELGMTLDKALKMSKEFREEYEHNATVHRLVDFGKSLEGLVRHSSTHAAGVVISAVPVDDYVPVQYSKEGDLTTQYEKDLVEELGLLKMDFLGLRTLTVIGDAVKMIKKDHGIDLDINAIPLDDPATCQLLTEGDTAGVFQMESSGITNLVKELAPKHFEDMIPLVALYRPGPLGSGMVDDFIKGSHGEKKVTYLHPLLEPILKDTYGVILYQEQVMQIASVMGGFSLGQADLLRRAMGKKKESILVAQRANFLAGTRKNEIPDDIANKVFDLMVYFAGYGFNKSHSAAYAYVAWQTAYLKAHYRPEFMAATMTSMINDVSKISYYVAECRRHGVQVLSPDVNASVSMFSVQDGAIRFGLSGVKSVGSNAIDAIVKAREAGGPFTSLGDFCSRVDYHIVNKRALESLIKCGAMDSFGKKRSQLMAVIDQAIAMGSLSQKDYASGQMGLFDDEETVMTELEYPDIDEYPIEMRLAMEKEYDGFYFSGHPLNKYKDIMKKLTPLSVLYGDDGRQYDGKLMNVGGLITAKKQVMTKRNEQMAIITVEDFTHTVSVVVFPKTYARYQQAVAVDMAVAIRGRADINDDSIQILAEEVKPLDQEKGEPVQPAAVSSSAARQAGDYWHPGMGAKLFIKIPAHLERTDLAGRIGQVLEQHPGPVKVYFHLMGSRKTILTNEKYWVETTEDLRHTLQAMLEPRSLVVQ
- a CDS encoding cation diffusion facilitator family transporter, which produces MIEFIIRRFIKNYEDTDDKHVREQYSILGGILGILCNLFLFVSKFLVGMMSNSIGILSDAFNNLTDMGSSFISIISAKLSNRPPDKEHPFGHGRFEYLASLTISIIILVVGYKLCETSIEKFFEPEDMEFSYWSIGVLVISIAVKVWMCLYNRYIGKKINSGVNDATAADSITDAIATTGVLVATIAQQFTTLPIDAAAGTAIGLMIMYAGYGIAKDVINILLGKAPDPELVRGIVAMALKCPHVVGVHDIRIHDYGPGRMFGSIHAEVPDKADLVEVHAALDVLEDELQDKYHMEVNIHMDPLCTDIHQINAVRRVLDQIVHEKYPRYHTDHLRITSGHARLNVICDIHIPPAEYNVESIARIRRDINDSMRKYNDRYRVVLAKIMADPGK
- a CDS encoding DNA-methyltransferase gives rise to the protein MDKLFKGQQIIPTYETENSMLVLGDTFQVLDKLKSQSVDLIFADPPYFLSNGGFTCSGGKQVSVNKGDWDAADGWPAKHRFNRRWLHRCHRILKPNGSIWISGTLHNIFSIGMALEQEGFKIINNITWQKSNPPPNLACRCFTHSTETIIWAKLNDKKAKQTFHYDLMKAENGGKQMKDVWTTSLTPPSEKTEGRHPTQKPLFILERIIKASSNAGDIVLDPFCGSSTTGVAAQKLGRKYIGIDSNDGYIDLSIRRLKKCANETLKIG
- a CDS encoding type II restriction endonuclease; the protein is MCKRNFKDWLKTMRKSINQYNYYIDFPKIYKNVEEKKVELHILNALVGSKNIKEEFVDILHRYPEVLECIPIILAVRANEIYAQDENGAFTYNFHKMNQSIEQYVYFMEKTGLFDLIANHIINNLYDYCLGVETGLDTNGRKNRGGDQMEDLVERYIQHTGVEYYKEMYLSDVEEKWSVDLSAISAQGTTTKRWDFVVKTQNMIYVIETNFYTSGGSKLNETSRSYKMIAEESKDITDVKFVWITDGGGWKSAARNLEETFQVMDTLYNIADMENGTLEKLFSI
- a CDS encoding DNA adenine methylase; translation: MTEFKMSPFVKWAGGKSQLLDTLIAKLPVQYGRYYEPFIGGGAFLLGLSPKKAAINDTNSVLINIYRQLKENENEVIERLRNLDSVLCDKERYYRLRKKYNEKIMQGCTLDTEVAALMIWLNKHCFNGLYRVNKKGLFNVPWNRREKGNSFDESNLQAIGKYLRDNDILIRNEDFEIFCNQVQAGDFVYFDSPYIPVTETANFTDYTADGFTLADHQRLANLFDVLNDRGVFIMLSNNDTPLVYELYGNKGYKIQSIDVKRLINRNAKKRTGKEVIITNY